Proteins from a genomic interval of Osmia bicornis bicornis chromosome 11, iOsmBic2.1, whole genome shotgun sequence:
- the LOC114873780 gene encoding HEAT repeat-containing protein 1, whose amino-acid sequence MATSLAEQLKKLRAPQTEILLHDKKRASLLFDQAEAANLDRETVLNIGQNGLQELVKLSDLFLAFEKTLFAESSLNLERSVQDKKVNKKLDDEIQKFLILLSPYFLLNVAHKALEWLIHRYRIHAFNKDQFLLLILPYHETRMFARALQLLDVSDAADKWHWLQPLQKRAVPLASITLINRLGSDNSFLKLICNHVITATRVYSEEASRLSTLYAFYTTSVLGVIDQQPTVSEVQLNHMLPTILKSLECTVDDLAASSYMILGKLMIKVKLNDETTEKLLLKMFKRTYLKEEATILLFFLYNASANRLSTVSKSLALRLSELSWFIELAIKVQSSNINILKFIVPLLQTSCRVILEDPSGTLRVQRMVSQILMRIKLDSTGVDTILWNILEKEFLSANITDEAKNFLTQLYQCLEKTYPERFDDYLKSLMKRSDTDDNSKLALQFLTSWHFGARDTQEIVGILDRLIHVSPEQRIMALQSLAKDNVNIPESFREMITNTIQSRFSDSEVNVVKALLSFSTKRLTSLMPVNTLIDELKVLLSSCHTASRKILAKRALAILLELCEAGDDTSVFLTALPYLFPSNDADVDIAMEVLKSNFAKKNVYMQRVQKDLDKSPNAEAISSAAFHNVLDWELLPPTGSILSAMKQQIARGDAASIFFNLILLGSVCRVPVGSLNPEIAREVIEMATSMIKNFPQVKTLQNCNNITGYNIQTAIELTSQGVLPLQVVTYVLEMVHRRLDLKSNPTIDFENNQHRSNLILRLLEMFFEGIGNRYWCKHYSRCLQIFFQRHFTTVTDVIRFLSQLYVKPVKVQTSFHCLKITQVLLGQCKSMQWAFQDKQFVSNLLISLARENNVCRNVALDVLEKLTQTVQSTTDSFSALLQELVIRSPEISMDPDQLSLSLYVLLSPDPDVSGQLKSDVRKNLQQSQQLLFEVVMDPNTPLHVKSQLLDILVYVNGPTILQQLAPLGLQLLQSLSESRNRSAENVLKNILQRFNSSTVTALTEPQVWQLFEKSIVEHNIIMTAGSSVQHLASVVLLKQIGEVFFDCAGKVSPELQKKILAKLVDVLTDSDATSVISAANKATRKIRVHAELIVNELQNMKNLKNETASNADGRTKKRLSHIRALPDPTIINKREWKRGVTLLEFVQRADNIEHEELLYPILFDLLKTCLSFEEQSPIEYTNQLLLSTIHRLTEQKLPIRDAQLHVDMITQCIRTSRNPQTHHHALLVLVELLKVVDVRCALYTIMPIFTFMGSSVVRQDDAYSIQIISKTIETVVPIINAAESETHACEVLRTFIVSLPDIPEHRRTPLFVKLLQLLDNHFHLYYLLSFESHVMSSTMRITNQKTPGQRLEFALQVSQEFPPMRLIMVCVKVTQFMRELPVDVEEEDGRKAAINFKYKHIFDVANCSPKHLRHYKYTLVQFLSNLLASPDFISRVAELDSSEVDKARPYYDQLIVELVLLIQSTSKNADRDQGKPMGKYWKVLLHHLYDVLDLVNNLLPNAVFLVSVKRLIEHELPTVKRKILELLNTRLQQRKFSEEDHVELLSLIESLLKLIEPKAKYETQEQEIIQQTVLITLKLLAKLLATEHPAVFKPILEMTTELLRTREGPVLGSAALCVAELCSSMRIHAIHSLNKFLPAILQLLENHCYQDVPDVIVVSIVSALQKIVESVGNFLSLYLDQLLFELARLNSFYTDTEHSKIGTVVSRLNATTQKLSSCIPLRVLLPAVNRTYITLLTKKTYQCIPALMTVLAESFSSVQSTDLAAAIPDLANFFLKVLQFREDISSSDDDMEVDGSELTMKDVVMVEESASKALVALVLKLSEATFRPLYYKLYDWAARNPQFKLRSITFYRLSANIAECLKSLFVLFAGHFLRHAALLLSSNNPAIMEEPQEMTLPEESSKIELVEAILLTLCRVFSYDAHNFVNQERFDILTQPLVDQLENTMGSKEEYVKRANELVVPCVAAFASAIPDDSLHKHLVYQTLLKTRHTKPYVRSAALSAVVEIVRKLGEDFMPLLPETIPFLAELLEDEDEVTEKCAQNAVRTLEEILGEPLQKYF is encoded by the exons ATGGCTACGTCGCTTGCGGAACAACTAAAGAAGTTAAGAGCACCACAGACAGAAATATTGTTACATGATAAAAAACGTGCTAGCTTGTTATTTGACCAAGCAGAAGCAGCTAATTTAGACAGAGAAACTGTTTTAAATATAG GTCAAAATGGATTGCAAGAACTGGTGAAATTATCAGATTTATTTTTAGCCTTTGAGAAAACACTATTTGCAGAGAGTTCGCTAAATCTCGAACGTTCTGTACAAGATAAGAAAGTTAACAAAAAGTTAGATGATGAAATTCAGAAATTTCTAATTCTTCTATCACCTTACTTTCTACTTAATGTTGCCCATAAAGCACTTGAATGGTTGATACATAGATATCGTATACATGCATTCAATAAAGATCAATTTTTACTATTAATTTTACCTTATCATGAAACCAGAATGTTTGCCAGAGCATTACAATTGTTAGATGTATCGGATGCAGCTGATAAATGGCACTGGTTACAACCTCTTCAAAAACGAGCCGTTCCATTAGCTTCAATAACGCTAATCAATCGTCTTGGTTCCGATAATAGTTTCTTAAAGTTAATTTGTAACCACGTTATCACTGCCACAAGGGTATATTCAGAGGAAGCATCAAGATTGAGTACTCTGTACGCATTTTATACCACTTCCGTGTTAGGTGTTATCGATCAGCAACCCACTGTATCTGAAGTCCAATTAAATCATATGTTACCAACCATTCTAAAAAGTTTAGAATGTACAGTTGACGATCTGGCGGCCAGTAGTTACATGATATTAGGGAAATTAATGATCAAAGTGAAACTGAACGACGAAACTACAGAGAAGTTGCTGTTAAAGATGTTCAAGAGAACGTATCTAAAAGAAGAAGCTACGATTTTGCTATTTTTCTTGTACAATGCATCAGCCAATCGTCTCAGTACAGTATCAAAGAGTCTCGCGCTTAGATTGTCAGAGTTATCATGGTTTATCGAACTAGCCATTAAAGTTCAATCGTCCAACATAaacatattaaaatttatcgtACCTCTGCTGCAAACTAGTTGTCGGGTGATCTTGGAAGATCCATCGGGAACGTTACGTGTCCAAAGGATGGTGAGCCAGATTCTGATGCGAATAAAATTGGACAGCACCGGTGTGGACACTATTTTGTGGAACATATTAGAGAAGGAATTTCTATCCGCAAACATAACAGACGAAGCGAAAAATTTCCTTACGCAATTGTACCAGTGTCTGGAGAAAACTTATCCAGAAAGGTTTGACGATTACTTGAAGAGCCTAATGAAACGTAGCGACACGGACGACAATTCAAAGCTGGCATTGCAGTTCCTTACCTCCTGGCATTTTGGAGCTAGAGATACGCAGGAAATCGTTGGTATCCTTGATCGTTTGATCCACGTTAGCCCGGAACAACGAATCATGGCGTTACAGAGCTTGGCGAAGGACAACGTGAATATACCTGAAAGCTTTCGGGAAATGATTACGAATACTATACAATCTAGATTCAGCGACAGCGAGGTGAATGTAGTTAAAGCTTTACTTTCTTTCTCCACGAAACGTCTGACGAGTCTGATGCCTGTTAATACGTTAATCGACGAATTGAAAGTATTGCTTTCCTCGTGCCACACCGCCAGCAGGAAGATACTGGCTAAAAGGGCATTGGCAATCTTGTTGGAGCTTTGCGAGGCAGGAGACGATACCAGCGTGTTTCTCACAGCTTTGCCCTATCTGTTTCCATCAAACGACGCGGATGTGGACATAGCGATGGAAGTACTGAAATCGAACTTCGCTAAGAAGAACGTGTACATGCAACGCGTGCAGAAGGACTTGGATAAATCACCGAACGCCGAAGCGATTTCTTCAGCAGCCTTTCATAACGTCCTCGATTGGGAATTGCTACCTCCAACAGGCAGTATATTGAGTGCTATGAAGCAACAGATTGCTCGCGGCGACGCAGCCTCTATCTTTTTTAATCTCATCCTCTTGGGCTCGGTCTGCAGAGTCCCAGTTGGATCTTTGAACCCTGAGATAGCTAGAGAGGTGATCGAAATGGCCACGTCGATGATCAAGAACTTCCCACAGGTGAAAACATTGCAGAATTGTAATAATATAACTGGTTACAACATACAGACCGCCATCGAGTTGACGTCCCAGGGAGTACTGCCTTTGCAAGTGGTCACATACGTGTTAGAAATGGTTCACAGACGTCTCGATCTGAAATCTAATCCTACCATTGATTTCGAGAATAATCAGCATCGCAGTAATCTAATCTTGAGACTGTTGGAGATGTTTTTCGAGGGTATAGGTAACAGGTACTGGTGCAAGCATTACTCTCGATGCCTGCAAATATTCTTCCAAAGACACTTCACAACCGTGACAGACGTAATTCGCTTTCTGTCACAGCTTTACGTAAAGCCTGTTAAAGTGCAAACGTCCTTTCATTGCCTGAAGATAACCCAAGTACTGCTGGGTCAATGCAAGTCCATGCAATGGGCGTTTCAGGATAAACAATTCGTCTCCAATTTATTGATCTCCCTCGCCAGGGAGAATAACGTTTGTCGAAATGTCGCGTTAGACGTACTCGAGAAGCTAACTCAAACAGTTCAATCGACAACAGACTCGTTTTCAGCCTTGTTGCAAGAATTGGTAATCAGAAGTCCAGAGATATCCATGGATCCTGACCAGTTATCGTTGTCCCTTTACGTCCTACTGTCGCCTGATCCGGACGTTAGCGGACAACTGAAGTCGGACGTACGAAAGAATCTTCAGCAATCGCAGCAATTGTTGTTCGAGGTCGTGATGGACCCAAATACTCCTCTGCACGTGAAATCACAACTTCTGGACATTCTGGTCTATGTCAATGGACCAACGATACTTCAACAGCTGGCTCCACTGGGACTACAACTTCTACAGAGCCTTTCCGAATCCAGGAACAGATCAGCAgagaatgtattgaagaataTACTTCAGAGATTCAACAGTTCAACCGTGACTGCTCTTACCGAGCCCCAAGTATGGCAGTTGTTTGAAAAAAGCATAGTTGAACATAATATTATCATGACTGCAGGGTCTAGCGTACAACATTTAGCCAGCGTCGTTCTCTTGAAGCAGATAGGAGAAGTGTTCTTCGACTGCGCTGGTAAAGTATCCCCAGAACTTCAGAAGAAGATCCTCGCTAAACTAGTGGACGTGCTGACCGACAGTGACGCGACCAGCGTCATTTCCGCGGCTAACAAAGCGACGAGGAAGATCCGAGTGCATGCCGAGCTGATCGTCAACGAGCTACAGAACATGAAGAATCTTAAGAACGAGACTGCGAGCAACGCTGACGGAAGGACCAAGAAACGACTCAGTCATATTCGTGCCCTTCCAGATCCAACGATTATCAACAAAAGGGAATGGAAGCGAGGAGTGACCCTATTGGAATTCGTACAACGCGCAGACAACATAGAGCACGAAGAGCTACTTTATCCAATTTTATTCGATCTACTGAAGACATGTCTCAGCTTCGAGGAACAGAGTCCCATCGAGTACACTAATCAACTACTCTTGTCCACGATTCACAGGTTGACGGAACAAAAATTACCGATACGAGACGCTCAGTTGCACGTCGACATGATCACCCAGTGCATCAGGACGTCGAGGAACCCGCAGACCCATCATCACGCTCTCTTGGTCCTGGTGGAGCTATTGAAGGTGGTGGATGTCCGATGCGCTCTGTACACCATCATGCCTATATTCACCTTCATGGGTAGCTCGGTTGTGCGTCAAGACGATGCGTACTCCATACAGATCATCTCCAAGACCATCGAGACGGTGGTGCCGATCATAAACGCAGCGGAGAGCGAGACCCATGCATGCGAGGTCCTAAGAACCTTCATCGTTTCGCTACCTGATATACCGGAACACAGACGGACTCCTCTGTTCGTGAAGCTGTTGCAATTGTTAGACAATCACTTCCATTTGTACTATCTGTTGAGTTTCGAGAGTCACGTTATGTCGAGTACAATGCGCATCACGAATCAAAAGACACCTGGACAGAGGCTGGAGTTCGCTCTGCAGGTGTCTCAAGAGTTTCCACCCATGAGGCTCATCATGGTATGCGTGAAAGTGACGCAGTTCATGAGGGAGCTACCGGTGGACGTAGAGGAGGAAGATGGCAGAAAAGCTGCGATTAATTTTAAGTACAAACACATCTTCGACGTGGCCAACTGCAGTCCCAAACACCTGAGACACTACAAGTACACCCTGGTCCAGTTTCTGAGTAATCTTCTCGCTTCACCCGACTTTATCAGTCGCGTTGCCGAGCTTGATTCCTCCGAGGTGGATAAAGCGAGACCTTACTACGATCAGCTGATCGTCGAGTTAGTACTATTGATCCAGAGTACCTCGAAGAACGCCGACAGGGATCAAGGAAAACCAATGGGAAAGTATTGGAAAGTCTTGCTGCATCATCTATACGATGTGCTTGATCTGGTTAACAATCTACTGCCGAACGCGGTCTTCTTGGTCAGCGTGAAACGTCTGATAGAACACGAGCTGCCTACGGTGAAGAGGAAGATCTTGGAGCTTCTGAACACTCGTCTGCAACAACGGAAGTTCAGCGAGGAGGATCACGTTGAGTTACTGAGCCTGATCGAGTCTCTGTTAAAATTGATCGAGCCTAAAGCAAAGTACGAGACACAGGAACAAGAGATTATACAGCAGACCGTCCTGATTACCCTGAAATTGTTGGCGAAATTGTTGGCCACTGAACATCCAGCAGTGTTTAAACCG ATCCTTGAAATGACCACCGAGCTTCTGCGAACAAGGGAGGGGCCGGTTTTGGGCAGCGCCGCACTTTGCGTTGCAGAATTGTGCAGCTCGATGCGCATTCACGCGATACACTCGCTGAATAAATTCTTACCGGCGATTTTACAGTTACTGGAGAATCATTGTTATCAAGATGTCCCAGACGTGATAGTCGTCAGCATAGTCAGCGCTTTGCAGAAGATAGTCGAGTCTGTGGGTAACTTTCTGTCTCTGTACCTGGACCAGTTGTTGTTCGAACTGGCGAGGTTGAATTCCTTTTACACTGACACGGAACATTCAAag ATTGGAACCGTGGTGTCGCGTTTGAACGCAACGACGCAGAAGCTGTCCAGCTGTATACCTTTACGAGTCTTACTTCCGGCCGTGAATAGAACGTATATAACGTTACTTACTAAAAAGACGTACCAGTGTATACCAGCACTTATGACCGTGTTAGCAGAGTCATTTAGCAGCGTCCAATCAACTGATTTAGCTGCTGCCATACCCGACTTGGCTAATTTCTTCTTGAAAGTGTTACAATTTCGCGAGGATATTTCTAGTTCCGATGACGATATGGAGGTGGACGGCTCGGAATTGACTATGAAGGACGTGGTGATGGTGGAAGAAAGCGCTAGTAAGGCTTTGGTCGCTTTGGTATTGAAATTGAGCGAGGCCACCTTCAGGCCATTGTATTACAAGCTGTACGATTGGGCCGCCAGGAATCCACAGTTTAAACTGAGAAGCATTACCTTCTATAG acTCTCAGCCAACATAGCCGAATGCCTGAAATCACTTTTCGTGCTGTTCGCTGGTCATTTCCTCAGGCATGCTGCATTATTATTGAGCAGCAACAATCCAGCGATCATGGAGGAGCCACAGGAGATGACTCTGCCCGAGGAATCGAGCAAGATCGAATTAGTAGAAGCTATCTTATTGACGCTTTGTCGAGTTTTCAGCTACGATGCGCATAATTTCGTGAATCAAGAAAGATTTGACATTCTGACACAACCGCTTGTCGATCAGCTGGAGAACACTATGGGTTCGAAGGAGGAATACGTGAAGAGAGCCAATGAATTGGTCGTGCCTTGCGTCGCTGCCTTTGCTAGCGCCATTCCTGATGATTCTTTGCACAAACATTTAGTGTATCAAACGTTGCTGAAGACCAGGCATACGAAACCGTATGTCAGGAGTGCTGCGTTAAGCGCGGTG GTTGAAATTGTAAGGAAGTTAGGAGAAGATTTTATGCCACTGTTACCGGAAACCATACCGTTCCTCGCCGAGTTATTagaagacgaagacgaagTTACCGAGAAATGCGCTCAGAACGCGGTTCGCACACTGGAGGAGATCCTAGGCGAGCCcttgcaaaaatatttttaa